Proteins encoded within one genomic window of Haladaptatus sp. QDMS2:
- a CDS encoding pyridoxamine 5'-phosphate oxidase family protein: MTIDHIEYTFTEGMSERDVDRMLKSTETGVLALSRGGEAYAIPVAFHYDGERIIIRLGRHQGSEKMAFIETTTQACLTCYDYDPPDDSWSIIARGSLRELTGAERATYDDATVNEAFIPIRIFGEATEELEPALFELEIRELTGRRTG; this comes from the coding sequence ATGACGATTGACCACATCGAATACACGTTCACGGAGGGGATGAGCGAACGGGACGTAGACCGGATGCTGAAATCGACCGAGACGGGCGTCCTCGCGCTCTCGCGAGGCGGTGAAGCCTACGCGATTCCGGTCGCGTTCCACTACGACGGCGAGCGAATTATCATTCGTCTCGGGCGACACCAGGGAAGCGAGAAGATGGCCTTCATCGAGACGACGACGCAGGCGTGTCTCACCTGCTACGACTACGACCCACCCGATGACTCCTGGAGCATCATCGCCCGCGGGTCGCTACGCGAACTCACGGGTGCGGAGCGAGCGACGTACGACGACGCGACGGTCAATGAGGCGTTCATCCCGATTCGAATCTTCGGGGAAGCCACCGAGGAACTGGAACCGGCACTGTTCGAACTCGAAATTAGAGAACTGACTGGCCGACGAACCGGCTAG
- a CDS encoding SOS response-associated peptidase: protein MCGRYSLFTPPEEVEERFDARFERSFRPRYNAAPSQNLPVIQNTSRDTIRTLRWGLIPSWADDAKVGNKRINARAETVREKRSFAEAYEQRRCLVLADGFYEWAKTDSGKQPYRVSFEDDRPFAMAGLWERWTPPQKQTGLGDFGGGDKPDARVEPIESFTIITTEPNDLIEPLHNRMAVILEPEAEDAWLTGDPEEVYDLLRPYPDDSDLRAYPVSTVVNNPSNDRPEIVEEVDLAA from the coding sequence ATGTGTGGGCGCTACAGCCTGTTTACGCCGCCTGAAGAGGTCGAGGAGCGGTTCGACGCGCGGTTCGAACGCTCGTTTCGGCCGCGATACAACGCGGCCCCCTCCCAGAACCTGCCCGTGATTCAGAACACCTCCCGAGACACTATCCGCACCCTCCGCTGGGGGTTGATTCCCTCGTGGGCAGACGACGCGAAGGTGGGGAACAAGCGCATCAATGCGCGGGCCGAGACCGTCCGCGAGAAACGCAGTTTTGCCGAAGCGTACGAACAGCGCCGCTGTCTCGTTCTCGCCGACGGGTTCTACGAGTGGGCGAAGACCGACTCGGGAAAACAGCCCTACCGCGTCTCGTTCGAAGACGACCGCCCGTTCGCGATGGCGGGCCTCTGGGAACGGTGGACACCGCCGCAGAAACAGACCGGTCTCGGCGACTTCGGTGGCGGTGACAAACCCGATGCCCGGGTCGAGCCGATCGAGAGTTTCACCATCATCACGACGGAGCCAAACGACCTCATCGAACCGCTGCACAACCGGATGGCCGTCATCCTCGAACCCGAGGCCGAAGACGCGTGGCTTACCGGCGACCCCGAGGAGGTCTACGACCTGCTCCGTCCGTATCCCGACGACAGCGACCTGCGGGCGTACCCCGTCTCGACGGTCGTCAACAATCCGAGCAACGACCGCCCGGAGATTGTAGAGGAGGTCGACCTCGCCGCATGA
- a CDS encoding thioredoxin domain-containing protein produces MHRRRFLAGTALTGVSAFAGCVGGVGDAGMEGTGPTTGKDGGSTSASEEPQYRALDALDAQPVLGSLDRDRLIVAYEDPSCPTCRRFEQNTLPELTSKHIDTGVVAFVYRGFPVIYPWGKPATQAMEATFARDEDAFWALTDHYYAEQPSFTTDNVLAKTEAFLSAETDLDAAAIVQDARDKAYDDAVQTDLDTGKAAGASATPTFFLFVDGEFQTTVRGAQDLRVFESALQL; encoded by the coding sequence ATGCATCGACGGAGATTTCTCGCCGGAACGGCCCTCACGGGCGTTTCCGCGTTCGCTGGGTGCGTGGGTGGTGTCGGAGACGCCGGAATGGAGGGTACTGGCCCGACCACTGGGAAAGATGGCGGCTCGACTTCGGCGTCCGAGGAGCCCCAGTACCGGGCACTCGACGCCCTCGACGCCCAGCCCGTGCTCGGGTCGCTCGACCGCGACCGCCTCATCGTCGCCTACGAGGACCCGTCGTGTCCCACGTGCAGGCGCTTCGAGCAGAACACGCTTCCGGAACTCACGTCGAAACACATCGACACTGGCGTGGTCGCCTTCGTCTACCGCGGATTTCCGGTCATCTACCCGTGGGGGAAACCGGCGACGCAGGCCATGGAGGCCACGTTCGCCCGCGACGAAGACGCGTTCTGGGCGCTGACCGACCACTACTACGCAGAACAGCCGTCGTTCACCACTGACAACGTCTTAGCGAAGACCGAGGCGTTTCTCAGTGCGGAGACGGACCTCGATGCGGCGGCCATCGTTCAGGACGCCCGCGACAAGGCCTACGACGACGCGGTGCAGACGGACCTCGATACCGGGAAGGCCGCGGGCGCGTCGGCCACGCCGACGTTCTTCCTGTTCGTCGACGGCGAGTTCCAGACGACGGTTCGCGGCGCACAGGACCTCCGGGTGTTCGAAAGCGCCCTCCAGCTATGA
- a CDS encoding TIGR00300 family protein, whose protein sequence is MSVSSEVELEGHIIDSGMMQACFGIIMDFDGWFNVEEFNIGRQKTDESYARLTVSAETDEELHRILHELHQMGANPSDVRDVELEPAPRDQVVPIGFYSTTNHPTWIRYEGEWLEVEDIEMDCAVVVDEDEPRAYTKVLNGIDEGDLVVTGESGIKVKPPERPRESGGAFGFMQGGISSERPSKTTISNVADAMQKTKDEGGKILAVCGPALLHSGAGPALARLVREGYIDGISAGNGFAVHDLERDLYGTSLGMDVETLEHPRKGHKHHIYTISEIIRVGGIKEAVAEGLIDSGVMYECVANDVPYVLAGSIRDDGPLPDTITDSIEAQNAIREQARDADMVLMLSTLLHSVAVGNCLPSTTKVVCVDISPATVTQLLDRGSAQAIGMVTDIGTFVPILAEELLD, encoded by the coding sequence ATGAGCGTCTCGAGTGAAGTCGAACTCGAAGGCCACATCATCGACTCCGGGATGATGCAGGCCTGTTTCGGCATCATCATGGACTTCGACGGCTGGTTCAACGTAGAGGAGTTCAACATCGGCCGACAGAAGACAGACGAATCGTACGCCCGACTCACCGTTTCGGCCGAAACCGACGAGGAACTCCACCGCATCCTCCACGAACTTCACCAGATGGGGGCGAACCCCTCCGACGTGCGTGACGTGGAACTCGAACCCGCACCCCGCGACCAGGTCGTCCCCATCGGGTTCTATTCGACGACCAACCACCCGACGTGGATTCGCTACGAGGGTGAATGGCTCGAAGTCGAAGACATCGAAATGGACTGCGCCGTGGTCGTAGACGAGGACGAACCACGCGCCTACACGAAGGTGTTGAACGGCATCGACGAGGGCGACCTCGTGGTGACCGGCGAATCCGGTATCAAAGTAAAACCTCCAGAACGGCCCCGTGAGTCTGGTGGCGCGTTCGGCTTCATGCAGGGTGGCATCTCCTCTGAGCGCCCCTCGAAGACCACTATCTCGAACGTCGCAGACGCGATGCAGAAGACGAAAGACGAGGGTGGGAAGATTCTCGCCGTCTGTGGCCCCGCACTGCTCCATTCCGGGGCCGGGCCGGCACTCGCCCGTCTCGTCCGCGAGGGGTACATCGACGGTATCTCAGCCGGCAACGGCTTCGCCGTCCACGACCTGGAGCGCGACCTCTACGGCACCTCGCTCGGGATGGACGTCGAAACGCTCGAACACCCGCGCAAGGGTCACAAACACCACATCTACACCATCTCCGAAATCATCCGCGTCGGCGGCATCAAGGAGGCCGTCGCGGAGGGCCTCATCGACTCCGGTGTGATGTACGAGTGTGTCGCGAACGACGTGCCCTACGTCCTCGCCGGGTCGATTCGCGACGACGGGCCGCTTCCCGACACCATCACCGACTCCATCGAGGCCCAGAACGCCATCCGTGAGCAGGCTCGGGACGCCGACATGGTGCTCATGCTCTCGACGCTGCTGCATTCGGTCGCCGTCGGGAACTGCCTCCCCTCCACGACGAAGGTGGTCTGCGTGGACATCAGTCCGGCGACGGTCACGCAACTGCTCGACCGTGGCAGCGCACAGGCGATCGGGATGGTGACCGACATCGGGACGTTCGTCCCGATTCTCGCAGAAGAGTTACTCGACTAA
- a CDS encoding universal stress protein — translation MVRFLVATNDVKTSESLVEYLETRATDGDVVYVVNSLVGGDDTDDKDVFAGRDAIEYVEDTLSDSVTVETHQLVRGNTAAEDIQKFAADKDVNEIVIGIRKRSPTGKVVFGSNAQDILLSSERPVVAVPLSE, via the coding sequence ATGGTTCGATTTCTCGTCGCCACCAACGACGTCAAAACGAGCGAATCGCTCGTCGAGTATCTCGAAACCCGGGCAACAGACGGCGACGTGGTGTACGTCGTCAACTCGCTAGTCGGTGGTGACGACACCGACGACAAAGACGTGTTCGCCGGACGCGACGCCATCGAGTACGTAGAGGACACCCTCAGCGACAGCGTGACGGTCGAGACCCACCAGCTCGTCCGGGGCAACACGGCCGCAGAAGACATCCAGAAATTCGCTGCGGACAAGGACGTAAACGAAATCGTCATCGGCATCCGCAAGCGCAGTCCGACCGGAAAGGTCGTCTTCGGGTCGAACGCACAGGACATCCTCCTGAGTTCGGAACGCCCCGTCGTCGCGGTGCCCCTCTCCGAGTAA
- a CDS encoding phosphoribosylamine--glycine ligase, producing the protein MDSKKFLFCSLDAALIGDTAWQVAQEGHDVKYYIETEEDREIADGFVEKTDDWRAEIDWADVIIFDDIWVGSDVGTGELAQELREQGKAVVGGTPNTDRLEADRGYAMEILKEHDVNTIQHREFSDFDAGIEYIHENPGPYVIKPLGEVQNVKRLLYVGREDDGSDVVDVLRAYKKAWGHRMKGFQLQRRVSGVEIAVCGFFNGNKFIEPINFNFEHKKLFPGNIGPSTGEMGTSMFWTARNKLFRETLGRLEEWLAEEGYVGSIDINCIVNSSGIYPLEFTPRFGYPTIVLQEESFKTPTGEFFYKLAHGEDPELKVHNGYQIAVRICVPPFPFDDDKTFDENSRNAAIVFETDDRDGIHIEDTKKVNGQWRVAGTSGIAIIATGKGPTMQKAQEKAYDRIENIIIPNLYYRDDIGERWIEGDNDRLLAWGYLGP; encoded by the coding sequence ATGGACTCGAAGAAGTTCCTCTTTTGTTCGCTCGATGCGGCCCTCATCGGAGACACCGCCTGGCAGGTCGCCCAGGAGGGCCACGACGTAAAGTACTACATCGAAACCGAGGAAGACCGCGAAATTGCAGACGGCTTCGTCGAGAAGACCGACGACTGGCGGGCAGAAATCGACTGGGCCGACGTCATCATCTTCGACGACATCTGGGTCGGTTCAGACGTGGGAACCGGAGAACTCGCCCAGGAACTGCGCGAGCAGGGCAAGGCCGTCGTCGGCGGGACGCCGAACACAGACCGCCTCGAAGCCGACCGGGGCTACGCGATGGAGATTCTCAAAGAACACGACGTGAACACTATCCAGCATCGTGAATTTTCGGATTTCGACGCCGGAATCGAGTACATCCACGAGAATCCCGGCCCGTACGTCATCAAACCGCTCGGCGAGGTGCAGAACGTCAAACGACTGCTCTACGTGGGCCGCGAAGACGACGGCAGCGACGTCGTGGACGTGCTTCGCGCCTACAAGAAGGCGTGGGGCCACCGCATGAAGGGCTTTCAGCTACAACGACGGGTCTCGGGCGTCGAAATCGCCGTCTGTGGCTTCTTTAACGGGAACAAATTCATCGAACCGATCAACTTCAACTTCGAGCACAAGAAACTCTTTCCAGGCAACATCGGCCCCTCGACCGGCGAGATGGGGACGTCGATGTTCTGGACCGCTCGCAACAAACTGTTCCGCGAGACGCTCGGCCGCCTCGAAGAGTGGCTCGCTGAGGAGGGCTACGTCGGGAGCATCGACATCAACTGCATCGTCAACAGTTCAGGCATCTACCCGCTCGAGTTCACGCCGCGCTTTGGCTACCCGACCATCGTCCTGCAAGAGGAATCGTTCAAGACGCCGACCGGTGAGTTCTTCTACAAACTCGCACACGGCGAGGACCCCGAACTGAAGGTCCACAACGGCTACCAGATTGCCGTTCGCATCTGCGTGCCGCCGTTCCCGTTCGACGACGACAAGACGTTCGACGAGAACTCGCGCAACGCGGCCATCGTCTTCGAGACCGACGACCGCGACGGCATCCACATCGAGGACACGAAGAAGGTAAACGGCCAGTGGCGCGTCGCGGGCACCTCGGGTATCGCCATCATCGCCACCGGCAAGGGACCGACGATGCAGAAGGCCCAGGAGAAAGCCTACGACCGCATCGAGAACATCATTATTCCGAATCTATACTACCGTGACGACATCGGCGAACGCTGGATCGAGGGCGACAACGACCGCCTGCTCGCGTGGGGCTACCTCGGACCCTGA
- a CDS encoding phytoene/squalene synthase family protein, protein MVHRESLAKSKAIHRRTGKTFYYATKLLPKRIRHATYVLYAFFRIADEVVDSANDLSPAAQRERLETLRDEALGRKPTEEPVLLAFRDLCDEYDIPDEEVVAFVDAMLADIEKDRYETYEELEGYMRGSAAAVGRMMTCVMQPDEPERALPHATKLGEAFQLTNFLRDVGEDVVDRDRIYLPLSTLESFGVTEQQIEELEFTDGLEKAMSFELNRAEELYREGVAGIRYLPEDSQFAILLSAILYADHHRLIRAQGMDTLSKTPSISAARKLRLIAETRWAWLWNSDPEAVFEKVSVAGTTTSRPPEPTGTPTQAR, encoded by the coding sequence ATGGTACACCGTGAGTCCCTCGCCAAAAGTAAGGCCATCCACCGCCGGACTGGCAAGACGTTCTACTACGCGACGAAGCTACTGCCAAAGCGCATTCGTCACGCCACCTACGTCCTGTACGCCTTCTTCCGCATTGCGGACGAAGTCGTGGACAGTGCGAACGACCTGAGTCCCGCCGCCCAGCGCGAGCGCCTCGAAACCCTCCGCGATGAGGCACTCGGTCGCAAGCCGACCGAAGAACCTGTGTTGCTCGCCTTCCGGGACCTCTGTGACGAGTACGACATCCCGGACGAGGAAGTCGTGGCGTTCGTCGACGCCATGCTCGCAGACATCGAGAAAGACCGGTACGAAACGTACGAGGAACTCGAAGGTTACATGCGCGGGTCGGCCGCGGCGGTCGGCCGGATGATGACCTGCGTGATGCAACCGGACGAACCAGAGCGGGCACTACCACACGCGACCAAACTCGGTGAGGCGTTCCAACTCACCAATTTCCTGCGCGACGTGGGCGAGGACGTCGTCGACCGCGACCGCATTTACCTCCCGCTCTCTACCCTCGAATCGTTCGGCGTGACCGAACAGCAAATCGAGGAACTCGAGTTCACTGATGGACTTGAGAAGGCTATGTCCTTCGAACTGAATCGTGCGGAGGAACTCTACCGCGAGGGCGTGGCGGGGATTCGCTACCTGCCCGAGGACAGCCAGTTCGCCATCCTCCTCTCGGCGATTCTCTACGCGGACCACCACCGCCTCATTCGCGCACAGGGGATGGACACGCTCTCGAAGACACCGTCTATCAGCGCCGCCCGCAAACTCCGCCTCATCGCCGAGACGCGCTGGGCGTGGCTCTGGAACTCTGACCCCGAGGCAGTCTTCGAGAAGGTGAGCGTCGCGGGAACCACGACCAGCAGACCGCCGGAACCGACCGGGACGCCGACGCAGGCCCGGTAA
- the cruF gene encoding bisanhydrobacterioruberin hydratase — protein sequence MASEQPRRTVSDRLDSLVHHNRFTIAVVFPLVGTVLLILGSEGYVPSELALNPFLLVAATFVMRLPLIAGLMPLVTRRAATALLALATFTYAIELVGVRTGLPYGEFSYQLALGPMLFGEVPLALPIFYFPLLLNGYLLGLLLLGPRATSRLRRVLTGIALVLVMDLVLDPAAVDLGFWAYADGGAYYDVPVSNYLGWVFSATVAMTLVDLGFDAAGVRARLDRCSFMLDDLVSFAILWGVINGYFGNWIPAALAVGFAVVLMRLDRFDFVVGPPAFNRWTKSS from the coding sequence ATGGCTTCTGAGCAGCCCCGCCGGACCGTCTCCGACCGCCTCGATTCGCTGGTCCACCACAACCGTTTCACCATCGCCGTCGTCTTTCCCCTCGTTGGAACCGTGCTCCTGATTCTCGGCAGCGAGGGATACGTCCCGTCGGAACTCGCCCTGAACCCGTTCTTGCTCGTCGCGGCGACGTTCGTCATGCGCCTGCCGCTCATCGCCGGTCTCATGCCGCTCGTAACGCGCCGGGCGGCCACCGCACTGCTCGCGCTCGCGACGTTCACCTACGCAATCGAACTGGTCGGCGTGCGAACCGGCCTTCCCTACGGCGAGTTCTCCTACCAACTCGCCCTCGGTCCGATGCTGTTCGGAGAGGTCCCCCTCGCCCTGCCCATCTTCTACTTCCCCTTGCTGCTCAACGGCTATCTGCTCGGGTTGCTCCTGCTCGGCCCGCGTGCCACCTCGCGGCTTCGCCGCGTGCTCACCGGCATTGCCCTCGTGCTCGTGATGGACCTCGTGTTGGACCCCGCCGCAGTGGACCTCGGCTTCTGGGCATATGCAGACGGCGGTGCGTACTACGACGTGCCCGTCTCTAACTACCTCGGCTGGGTGTTCTCCGCAACGGTGGCAATGACGCTCGTCGACCTGGGCTTCGACGCCGCTGGCGTCCGCGCACGCCTCGACAGATGTTCGTTCATGCTCGACGATCTCGTGAGCTTCGCCATTCTCTGGGGCGTCATAAACGGCTACTTCGGTAACTGGATTCCCGCGGCGCTCGCGGTCGGGTTCGCAGTGGTCTTGATGCGACTCGACCGCTTCGACTTCGTGGTCGGGCCACCTGCGTTCAATCGGTGGACGAAAAGTAGCTGA
- a CDS encoding prenyltransferase, with product MRTPTFSGATTVLAGLLPTESTLSGYLLRLSRPRFWFYLAGPVIVGAAYGADSLGALLSPVAIALFLYFLVPANVFLYGVNDIFDRDVDTENPKKADKEVRYSGNRTALAVILVSGLLGLAFVPFLPAVALGVFAVYYFLAIEYSAPPFRFKTTPLLDSVSNGLYILPAVIAYVTLAGELPPTLAIVGGWLWTMGMHTFSAIPDIEPDRSAGIRTTATALGARRTYVYCAACWFAAAVAFALVHPLLGALLVVYPLLVFGIVASDVGVEEAYWWYPAVNTVVGMVLTFGGLWRFVNGF from the coding sequence ATGAGGACACCCACGTTCTCGGGAGCGACAACCGTACTCGCTGGCCTCCTTCCAACAGAAAGCACGCTGAGTGGCTACCTGCTTCGCCTGTCGCGGCCACGCTTCTGGTTCTACCTCGCCGGCCCGGTCATCGTGGGGGCGGCCTACGGCGCGGACTCACTCGGCGCGTTGCTCTCACCGGTCGCAATCGCCCTCTTTCTGTACTTCCTCGTCCCGGCGAACGTCTTTCTGTACGGCGTAAACGACATCTTCGACCGCGACGTGGACACGGAGAACCCGAAGAAAGCGGACAAAGAGGTTCGCTATTCGGGGAACCGAACCGCGCTCGCGGTCATCCTCGTCTCCGGGTTGCTCGGCCTCGCATTCGTGCCATTCCTGCCGGCGGTCGCTCTCGGGGTGTTTGCCGTCTACTACTTCCTCGCGATAGAGTACAGTGCGCCACCGTTCCGGTTCAAGACGACGCCGCTGCTCGACTCCGTCTCGAACGGCCTCTACATCCTGCCGGCGGTCATCGCGTACGTCACTCTCGCGGGTGAACTGCCACCGACGCTCGCCATCGTCGGCGGGTGGCTCTGGACGATGGGAATGCACACGTTCTCTGCGATTCCAGACATCGAACCGGACCGGTCCGCCGGAATTCGCACGACTGCGACCGCACTCGGCGCTCGGCGGACCTACGTCTACTGTGCGGCCTGCTGGTTCGCGGCAGCCGTCGCCTTCGCCCTCGTCCACCCCCTGCTCGGCGCACTGCTCGTCGTCTACCCGCTGCTCGTCTTCGGCATCGTCGCGTCGGACGTGGGCGTTGAGGAGGCGTACTGGTGGTATCCGGCGGTCAACACCGTCGTCGGCATGGTCTTGACCTTCGGCGGCCTCTGGAGGTTCGTAAATGGCTTCTGA
- a CDS encoding NAD(P)/FAD-dependent oxidoreductase translates to MSPSSRQSVVVIGGGVGGLSTACYLADADFSVTVLEKNEQLGGRASRLEADGFRFDMGPSWYLMPDVFERFFRHFGKLPSEYYELERLDPHYRIFFKDGDKIDITPDHEQVKEVFESYEEGAGAKLEAYLEESERNYEVAMNEFVYKDRPRLRDWVDPSVLKAAPIGLNLIGSMQGHVEDYFENPKLQQIMQYTLVFLGGSPKNTPALYNMMSHVDFNLGVYYPESGIGAVIDGMVELAEELGVKFVTDCEVTEVTRRREGFLVETTQGEYHPDLVVSDADYAHTEQDLLPKHERQYSKEYWNERTYAPSAFLLYLGVEGDVDELAHHTLVLPEDWDPHFEQIFDRPAWPDNPAYYLCVPSKTDDTVAPEGHSNLFALVPIAAGLTDTPKLRRQYRAKILDDIAKNTGVDLHERIVFEKSFCVRDFATRYNSTQGSALGLAHTLRQTALLRPPHRSKKVDGLYFTGSFTTPGIGVPMCLISGEHAANAVIHDSTL, encoded by the coding sequence ATGAGTCCTTCCTCGCGACAATCTGTCGTCGTCATCGGTGGGGGTGTCGGCGGCCTCTCGACTGCGTGCTATCTCGCTGACGCCGACTTTTCGGTCACCGTTCTGGAGAAAAACGAGCAACTCGGCGGGCGTGCAAGCCGCCTCGAAGCAGACGGTTTTCGCTTCGATATGGGACCCTCGTGGTATCTCATGCCCGACGTCTTCGAGCGGTTCTTCCGGCACTTTGGCAAACTTCCCTCCGAGTACTACGAACTGGAGCGCCTCGACCCCCACTACCGGATTTTCTTCAAAGACGGCGACAAGATAGACATCACGCCCGACCACGAGCAGGTAAAAGAGGTGTTCGAGTCCTACGAGGAAGGCGCGGGCGCGAAACTCGAAGCGTACCTCGAAGAGAGCGAACGCAACTACGAGGTGGCGATGAACGAGTTCGTCTACAAGGACCGCCCACGCCTGCGCGACTGGGTGGACCCCTCGGTGCTGAAAGCCGCGCCAATCGGCCTCAACCTCATCGGGTCGATGCAGGGCCACGTCGAGGACTACTTCGAGAACCCGAAACTCCAGCAGATTATGCAGTACACGCTCGTGTTCCTCGGGGGGTCGCCGAAGAACACGCCCGCGCTCTACAACATGATGAGCCACGTCGATTTCAACCTCGGCGTGTACTACCCAGAGAGCGGCATCGGGGCCGTGATAGACGGCATGGTCGAACTCGCAGAAGAACTCGGCGTCAAATTCGTCACCGACTGCGAAGTGACCGAGGTCACCCGACGCCGCGAGGGATTCCTCGTCGAGACGACACAGGGCGAGTACCACCCCGACCTCGTGGTCTCTGACGCGGACTACGCCCACACCGAACAGGACCTCCTGCCGAAACACGAACGCCAGTACTCGAAGGAGTACTGGAACGAGCGCACGTACGCCCCCTCCGCGTTCTTGCTCTACCTCGGCGTCGAAGGCGACGTAGACGAATTGGCCCACCACACGCTCGTCCTCCCCGAAGACTGGGACCCGCACTTCGAGCAAATTTTCGACCGACCCGCGTGGCCCGACAATCCGGCGTACTACCTCTGTGTCCCCTCGAAAACCGACGACACCGTCGCCCCGGAGGGCCACAGCAACCTCTTCGCGCTCGTGCCCATCGCGGCGGGCCTCACCGACACGCCGAAACTTCGCCGCCAGTACCGGGCGAAGATTCTCGACGACATCGCGAAGAACACCGGCGTGGACCTCCACGAACGCATCGTCTTCGAGAAATCGTTCTGCGTGCGCGACTTCGCGACGCGTTACAACAGCACGCAGGGGTCGGCCCTCGGCCTCGCTCACACCCTCCGACAGACGGCCCTGCTGCGACCGCCACACCGTTCGAAGAAGGTAGACGGCCTCTACTTCACCGGGTCGTTCACCACCCCCGGCATCGGCGTTCCGATGTGCCTCATCAGCGGCGAGCACGCCGCGAACGCCGTCATCCACGATTCGACGTTATGA
- a CDS encoding SDR family oxidoreductase — protein MKEYTVVVTGATRGIGRAVARTFAAEGAHVVCCGRDADALAELATDLDGLEGDVTTHRADVRDEFDVEFLMETAARITGDIDLVVANAGVYHGDPGHTPLAEESYAAFDDHLRTNARGVFTTVVEALPYLAPEARILVPSGSVAREFKPGYGTYAISKSTAEALVHGFAAELDHPIGIVDPGVVETDLTGTGRDPADVAPMFRWVALECPPEDLNGQVVDLTVWKQATR, from the coding sequence ATGAAGGAGTACACCGTGGTCGTCACCGGGGCAACCCGTGGCATCGGGCGTGCTGTCGCCCGGACATTTGCAGCCGAGGGAGCACACGTCGTCTGCTGTGGCCGGGATGCAGACGCGCTCGCCGAACTCGCCACCGACCTCGACGGCCTCGAAGGCGACGTCACCACCCACCGGGCCGACGTGCGCGACGAGTTCGACGTGGAATTCCTGATGGAGACTGCGGCGCGCATAACCGGCGACATCGACCTCGTGGTGGCGAACGCCGGCGTCTACCACGGCGACCCCGGTCACACGCCACTGGCCGAGGAGTCCTACGCCGCCTTCGACGACCATCTCCGGACGAACGCTCGCGGCGTGTTCACCACCGTCGTCGAAGCCCTCCCGTATCTCGCTCCCGAGGCTCGAATCCTCGTTCCCTCCGGTTCTGTCGCCCGGGAGTTCAAACCCGGCTACGGAACCTACGCCATCTCGAAGTCGACGGCCGAGGCCCTCGTCCACGGCTTCGCCGCCGAACTCGACCACCCCATCGGCATCGTCGACCCCGGCGTGGTCGAAACGGATCTGACGGGTACGGGCCGCGACCCCGCTGACGTGGCTCCGATGTTCCGCTGGGTGGCCCTCGAATGCCCACCCGAAGACCTGAACGGGCAGGTCGTCGACCTCACGGTCTGGAAACAGGCCACTCGGTGA
- a CDS encoding ZIP family metal transporter: protein MSQSATRPLVGYAGVLAFVVLSGLAVTAGLWKVLTIGWVAFVAMAGASIPGKRAAASKHAGRLVWGYGLAAGAMVTSAAVFLLPQAFGFDPKIGGFGVAAGILLGFASHTVGHRLAHYDLPFDATTAHLTAHSLTAGLIIGVVYAALPELGLLLGLAIVSHKGPAGYAAARRLATNGKSTSVILLPAAGVGITAILSGLFALPESATLNAAVFGFAAGIFLHIAMDFLPRCEVGGEVGEVAKLTDDAHALLDRLRIHAVVSTSIGAFAVFGAWLVVA from the coding sequence ATGTCTCAGTCAGCCACGCGTCCCCTCGTCGGGTACGCAGGCGTTCTCGCGTTCGTCGTTCTCTCCGGGCTTGCGGTCACCGCGGGGCTCTGGAAGGTCCTCACCATCGGCTGGGTGGCCTTCGTCGCCATGGCCGGCGCGTCGATTCCGGGCAAGCGCGCCGCCGCCTCGAAACACGCCGGTCGCCTCGTGTGGGGCTACGGCCTCGCCGCGGGGGCGATGGTCACGAGTGCTGCCGTCTTCTTGCTTCCGCAGGCGTTTGGTTTCGACCCAAAAATCGGCGGATTCGGCGTCGCTGCGGGCATCCTCCTCGGCTTCGCCTCCCACACCGTCGGCCACCGCCTCGCCCACTACGACCTGCCGTTCGACGCGACGACGGCCCACCTGACGGCCCACTCGCTCACCGCAGGACTCATCATCGGCGTCGTCTACGCCGCACTTCCGGAACTGGGACTCCTGCTCGGCCTCGCTATCGTCTCGCACAAGGGGCCTGCTGGCTACGCCGCCGCCCGCCGCCTCGCTACGAACGGCAAGTCCACCTCCGTCATCCTGCTCCCTGCCGCGGGCGTCGGCATCACGGCCATCCTCTCTGGCCTCTTTGCCCTGCCCGAATCTGCGACCCTCAATGCCGCAGTCTTCGGCTTTGCCGCCGGTATCTTCCTCCACATCGCGATGGACTTCCTGCCCCGGTGTGAGGTCGGCGGGGAAGTCGGCGAAGTCGCGAAACTCACCGACGACGCCCACGCGCTGCTCGACCGGTTGCGGATTCACGCCGTCGTAAGCACCTCCATCGGGGCATTCGCGGTGTTCGGCGCGTGGCTCGTCGTTGCATAA